Proteins encoded together in one Epinephelus lanceolatus isolate andai-2023 chromosome 4, ASM4190304v1, whole genome shotgun sequence window:
- the LOC117259440 gene encoding sialate O-acetylesterase — translation MAITLCVVLIFVAAIHRCEGDLRFASYYGDHMVLQKSPESAVLWGYGSDGAPVTLILSGPTKQKTSPVTVTNGIWRVTLDPVEAGGPYNVTAVTKDSNATLKDVLFGDIWLCGGQSNMWFHMSMVFNASEELTLSEKYRDVRFFMASLRTGKTEQLDLTDVEIPWSVAPTNLEGFSAVCWLYGRYLYKTLQYPIGLVESCWGGTPVEVWSSARALQQCGLDNAGPKNNSVLWNSMIHPLLNMTIKGAIWYQGEANTYYHEDKYTCSFPAMIDDWRMSFHKGSGGQTAKDFPFGFVQLSTDVKNSTSESFPNVRWHQTANFGYVPNERMLNTFMAVALDLPDPGSPLGPIHPRDKQDVAYRLTLGARAVAYNEKGVAFQGPFPKQILDNGTHVIVNYDQKISVNKSDQIFEICCTETPVSCGSKSHWVPAPIVWSNKTSVELSTKFCEPSQEVGALRYAWRDWPCDFKACPIYSGDKILPAPPFIFNRYSP, via the exons ATGGCGATAactctgtgtgttgttttgatATTTGTAGCTGCCATTCACAGATGTG aGGGGGACCTGCGCTTTGCCTCCTACTATGGGGACCACATGGTGCTGCAGAAGTCTCCAGAGAGTGCTGTGCTGTGGGGCTATGGCTCTGATGGAGCACCGGTGACCCTCATCCTGTCAGGaccaacaaaacagaaaacctcACCAGTCACTGTGACAAATG GAATCTGGCGAGTCACCCTCGACCCTGTTGAAGCTGGTGGTCCCTACAATGTGACAGCAGTCACCAAGGACAGCAATGCCACTCTGaaagatgtgctgtttggaGATATATGGCTGTGTGGGGGGCAGAGCAACATGTGGTTTCACATGTCTATG GTTTTCAATGCATCAGAGGAGCTGACACTCTCAGAGAAGTATCGTGATGTGAGGTTTTTTATGGCGTCTTTGAGGACGGGTAAAACTGAGCAGCTTGATTTGACTGACGTGGAAATTCCCTGGTCTGTGGCCCCAACAA ATCTGGAAGGTTTCTCTGCAGTCTGCTGGCTCTATGGACGTTACTTGTACAAGACGCTTCAGTACCCCATAGGACTGGTGGAGTCGTGCTGGGGAGGCACACCTGTCGAAGTCTGGTCATCTGCAAGAGCACTGCAGCAGTGTGGACTAGACAACGCCGG TCCTAAAAATAATTCTGTCTTGTGGAATTCAATGATCCACCCGCTGCTCAACATGACCATCAAAGGAGCCATCTGGTACCAAG GTGAGGCAAATACGTACTATCATGAAGACAAGTACACCTGCTCCTTCCCTGCTATGATCGATGACTGGAGGATGTCGTTTCACAAGGGCTCAGGGGGACAAACGGCGAAAGACTTCCCTTTTGGATTTGTCCAG CTGTCCACAGACGTTAAAAACTCCACCAGTGAATCCTTTCCGAATGTCCGCTGGCACCAAACGGCAAACTTCGGCTATGTCCCAAATGAACGGATGCTGAATACCTTCATGGCCGTAGCTTTGGATTTACCAGATCCAGGTTCACCCCTTGGCCC GATCCATCCCAGAGACAAGCAGGATGTAGCCTACAGACTGACACTGGGAGCAAGGGCAGTGGCTTATAATGAGAAGGGCGTGGCCTTCCAAGGACCTTTCCCCAAACAAATTCTGGATAACGGAACGCATGTCATCGTTAACTATGACCAGAAGATCTCTGTCAACAAGTCTGATCAAATCTTTGAG ATCTGTTGCACAGAGACTCCAGTTTCATGTGGGTCTAAGTCTCACTGGGTTCCGGCTCCCATCGTGTGGAGTAATAAGACCTCTGTCGAGTTGTCTACCAAGTTTTGTGAGCCTTCTCAAGAAGTGGGTGCCCTCCGTTACGCATGGAGAGACTGGCCCTGCGACTTCAAAGCCTGTCCAATCTACAGCGGCGATAAGATTTTGCCTGCGCCTCCTTTTATTTTCAACCGCTATTCACCCTAA
- the LOC144462685 gene encoding uncharacterized protein LOC144462685, protein MDNFNFFYLQQPPSEIAEKPNLTWLDAAQIVLEEAGRPMHIKEIKQRIIDRGLVQSNAKSSLEAVTYGETQKGSRRFKRTENRNGVFALLTDEERQQALQAFTAQSFLGSPQQNTISSSGSGYKLKHIFQPVFPDVKH, encoded by the exons ATGGATAATTTTAACTTTTTCTATTTACAGCAACCACCAAGTGAAATTGCAGAGAAGCCAAACCTCACATGGCTTGATGCTGCACAG ATTGTCTTGGAAGAAGCTGGACGTCCCATGCACATAAAGGAGATTAAACAGAGAATCATCGACAGGGGGCTTGTTCAATCCAA TGCAAAGTCAAGCCTGGAGGCTGTCACATACGGTGAG ACACAAAAAGGCAGCAGGAGATTCAAGAGGACTGAGAACAGAAACGGAGTCTTTGCACTGCTG ACTGATGAGGAGAGGCAGCAGGCCCTGCAGGCCTTCACTGCACAGTCTTTCCTCGGCTCTCCGCAGCAGAATACCATCTCCAGTTCGGGCTCAGGATATAAACTGAAACATATTTTCCAACCTGTTTTCCCAGATGTAAAACATTAA